From the genome of Candidatus Dadabacteria bacterium:
TCGCAGTCAGGGCAGCCTGATCAGCGGTCTCTATCACGCCTTCCAGAAAAAACCTGATCCACGCTTCCCAGTCTCCCGTTTCTCTCACGGCCTGCAGATGATCGTAGTAAGCCGGGCGGTTGATTCTGAAATAGAGGCTGAGATAAAGAAGAGGTTCTTTTATTATTCCCCAGGCGTAAAGAGTAAAAGTTATGAGAAGGCGGCCGACACGTCCGTTTCCGTCAAGGAAAGGATGTATAGTCTCAAACTGCGCGTGAACAAGCGCGGCCTTTACAAGCGCAGGCAGTCTTATGGTTTTATCATGAAGAAAGTTCTCAAGACTTCCCAGGCACTCCATCAGGTTTTCAGCCGGGGGAGGAACAAACCGTGCGGTAGACGGCCTTGGGCCTCCTATCCAGTTCTGCGAAGTGCGGAACTCGCCGGGACGCGCGTGACTGTCACGCTCTCTGTCCATAAGTCTTTCATGAATTTCCCGAATAAGGCGCAAGGAAAGCGGAAGTTTCTCCAGACATTCAATGCCGTACTTCATGGCCCTCACGTAACGCGACACCGAAACGACATCTTCGTCTGACGGAACACCGGAAGCTCCCGTGTTTTCAGATAACAGCAGATCGGATAAAGAAGACCGTGTTCCCTCGATCTGGGATGAAAGCACAGCTTCCTTGCGGATATACATGTAAAGAAGGATCGAAGTGTCCGGCAACGCGGCACAGAGACCGTCAAGACGCCCAAGCGCCGCATTCGCATGATCAAGCAGAAGATAAAACTCATCCACGCAAAGAGGCGGGTCGGGCGGAAGAGGCCTGGGAATATAGGAATCATAGTACTCACCGGCAACAACCGAACTTCTGATATATGTGCCAATACGCTTTTTCTTTTCCATGGGCAACTAAAACAAATGGGGTTTCATGTTAGTTAGGCAAAAATAACTAACATGAGCGAGAATTACAAGGTAAGAACTAACAGGAACAGAGTTTTATGTTAGTTGAACTGACTCCAAACAACATAAAAAGGGCGGCGGGCGGTGGAAAAAACGATTCCTGACAGAAGCGCGAGAGCAAGCAGAGCCATAACCGCAAGGAGGTTCGCCGTGGCGCTTCCGGCTTCTGTATCCGGACCGGCAAGCGAACACCCGCTGTCGCTTTCATCAACCGCCTCTTCTTCCTGAATGAGGTACAGTCCCGTGCCGAAAACATAGACTTTACCCATCTCGCCATCTAACGGGAGCTGTATCGCGTAGCCAAGCTTGGACGAACTGCCGCCGGGGTCGTCGAGATTAACCGGTTCATCACCTTCAACATTCGGGTTGTCCCAGTCGTATTCAACGAAATTTCCCTCCGGCCTGCTTTGCGCTGCTTTTATGATTCTCTGAATGAAAAAGCGATAGTCCTCCTCCCTGCCTTCCTTGTGCTCTCCTTCGAAGTTCCAAAGGTCCGTCTGTTCTAAGTTCCTGTTGACCGCGTTAAATATCACGTTGCCTACCTCATCCATAATATAGATGTAAGTGGAGCCGCTTCTCCAGGGACCCCCGTCATATCTGAAAATCTTGCGCAGTATGACAGGATCAAACAGTTCAATTTCAAAAGATGCGGTGATGAAAGTGAAAGCGCTTGCAAGAAACTCTCTCATATGGCTCTGTGTGCGTACGTCCGCGGCGTCTATGCTGGGTGTAAGCACCCTTTCAAATTCCGCTCTGAAGCGCTCAGGGTCCTCAATATCCGGATTGGTACTGGCAAAGCCATCAATCAGGCTGTCTTTCAGGTCTTCAAAGGTAGCGTAAGAATCCGGTTCGGGCCTGTAATCAAGACCTCCGAGGAGAACAAATTCCTTCTCAACAACGGGGCCGCTGCCGGGTTTGCTGAAAGGTACAAAGTACCCGCCCGTAACTACGGCGTAACCCGCGGGACTGTCCATATCCTGTCCCGCATATTTTACGCATCCAGCCCCCTTGTTCACCAGTTCACTCCAGCTCTCTCCGTTACACCCCACAAGTTTTTTAGACCAGTCCTGATCTTCAATCTCCCTGTCCCCGGGATGAATGTATACGCCCCCCTTTTTCGTGAGAAGAATAAGGTAAACGGAACCGGAACGCCATTGCCCTTCAACTCTGAAGCTGTTCATAAGGTTAAGGGATTCAGTAAAACTTGAAGTCGCAAACAGGTGAAGTGAAGCATGATCTACAAAGTCCTGAAGCTTTTCTCTGTCAAGCACAACATCCTTGGCCGTCGTGGCAACGGGTCTCTGAGGATGCGGATTGTCGTGGGCCGCGGAGGGATTAGCACCCAGAAGCATCGATACGCAGGAGGCAAGAACAAGAAGTTTCAGGTACGCGGCAATCCCCGAGTATCTAGCATCTTTCTGGAACCGCCGCGGTGAGGCATTGGAACCATGCTGAAGCGGCACTGCTGACCTCACATACAAACTGTTAAGGCGATTTCTCATCTCCCGTCTCTCCTCACTTGCTAAAACCAGTTTTTTACAACTGCGTTGCGCACGGTGTACGGATAAAAACACAGTGTACGGAACTGATGACCCGCAAACCATCAGCTACTCTCCAAAACCTCCGCCCTGACCGCAATGCGAAGTAGCCCAGCATTTCCCATTCGGAGCTGTGCCGCAAGGACATTGAACTGCATTGTTATTGTCATCAGAAGAAGGAGTCCCGCAGATTACGGCAGCTGTACCGGTGTTTAACGGA
Proteins encoded in this window:
- a CDS encoding Fic family protein; amino-acid sequence: MEKKKRIGTYIRSSVVAGEYYDSYIPRPLPPDPPLCVDEFYLLLDHANAALGRLDGLCAALPDTSILLYMYIRKEAVLSSQIEGTRSSLSDLLLSENTGASGVPSDEDVVSVSRYVRAMKYGIECLEKLPLSLRLIREIHERLMDRERDSHARPGEFRTSQNWIGGPRPSTARFVPPPAENLMECLGSLENFLHDKTIRLPALVKAALVHAQFETIHPFLDGNGRVGRLLITFTLYAWGIIKEPLLYLSLYFRINRPAYYDHLQAVRETGDWEAWIRFFLEGVIETADQAALTAKAVAGLFEKDEARIESSGKSTPGLLKIYDHLKHCPVSTTTGIRERRGVSLPTVIRGLGRLELLGIVKEITGRERNKIFVYAEYLDILNRDTEAIY
- a CDS encoding cache domain-containing protein, which encodes MRNRLNSLYVRSAVPLQHGSNASPRRFQKDARYSGIAAYLKLLVLASCVSMLLGANPSAAHDNPHPQRPVATTAKDVVLDREKLQDFVDHASLHLFATSSFTESLNLMNSFRVEGQWRSGSVYLILLTKKGGVYIHPGDREIEDQDWSKKLVGCNGESWSELVNKGAGCVKYAGQDMDSPAGYAVVTGGYFVPFSKPGSGPVVEKEFVLLGGLDYRPEPDSYATFEDLKDSLIDGFASTNPDIEDPERFRAEFERVLTPSIDAADVRTQSHMREFLASAFTFITASFEIELFDPVILRKIFRYDGGPWRSGSTYIYIMDEVGNVIFNAVNRNLEQTDLWNFEGEHKEGREEDYRFFIQRIIKAAQSRPEGNFVEYDWDNPNVEGDEPVNLDDPGGSSSKLGYAIQLPLDGEMGKVYVFGTGLYLIQEEEAVDESDSGCSLAGPDTEAGSATANLLAVMALLALALLSGIVFSTARRPFYVVWSQFN